In Candidatus Sedimenticola sp. (ex Thyasira tokunagai), the following proteins share a genomic window:
- a CDS encoding fructosamine kinase family protein, whose protein sequence is MTDWNKIAVHISTVTGSDFKPQRPSTVGGGCINSSVLLSDGEQRYFVKLNDLQMLNMFEAEQAGLAALAATDTLRIPQPICSGTAGGDAYLAMEYIPLSGGGDSEAAGRLLASLHQNTHEQFGWERDNIIGATHQPNTLTDDWIDFWRSQRLGFQLELAAKNGYRGELQHRGELLLEQFPALIDHQPVASLIHGDLWGGNLAYDSNGQPVIFDPAVYYADREAELAMTELFGGFNNRFYDAYNEVWPLDSNYRQRKILYNLYHIINHLNLFGGSYQSQALGMINRLLADLGG, encoded by the coding sequence ATGACAGACTGGAACAAGATTGCCGTACACATCAGCACCGTCACCGGCAGTGACTTTAAGCCACAAAGGCCCAGCACGGTTGGTGGCGGCTGCATCAACAGCAGTGTACTACTGAGCGATGGCGAGCAGCGCTACTTCGTCAAACTCAACGACCTGCAGATGCTCAATATGTTTGAAGCAGAGCAGGCGGGGCTGGCTGCACTAGCGGCAACCGACACCCTCCGCATCCCTCAGCCCATTTGCAGCGGCACGGCCGGTGGCGACGCCTATCTGGCAATGGAGTACATTCCACTCTCAGGCGGTGGCGACAGTGAGGCTGCGGGCCGACTGCTGGCAAGCCTGCATCAAAATACCCATGAGCAGTTCGGCTGGGAGCGAGACAACATCATTGGCGCCACCCATCAACCAAACACGCTGACCGATGACTGGATCGACTTCTGGCGCAGTCAACGGCTCGGTTTTCAGCTGGAGCTGGCGGCCAAAAACGGCTACCGGGGAGAGCTGCAGCATCGCGGAGAGCTGCTGCTGGAACAGTTTCCGGCACTGATTGACCACCAGCCGGTCGCATCATTGATTCATGGTGATCTATGGGGCGGCAACCTCGCCTATGACAGCAACGGGCAACCGGTGATCTTTGACCCCGCCGTCTACTATGCCGACCGTGAGGCTGAGTTGGCAATGACCGAGCTGTTCGGTGGTTTCAACAACCGTTTCTATGATGCCTACAATGAAGTCTGGCCACTTGATTCCAACTACCGTCAGCGCAAGATACTCTACAATCTCTACCACATCATCAACCACCTCAACCTGTTTGGCGGTAGTTACCAAAGTCAGGCATTGGGGATGATTAATCGTCTATTGGCTGATCTGGGGGGCTAA